The Silene latifolia isolate original U9 population chromosome 4, ASM4854445v1, whole genome shotgun sequence region GGGTGAACCCGACAAGGAGACCTATGTATGAATATGTGTTACATGGTTCCAAATTTTTATCAAGGAAAGACTTGTAGTCGAAATTTGAAATTGTTAACACACGGTGTTTTAAAAATGGGTTTcaaaatatttatgtgtttttttggGCATTTTTAGGGCCGAATTTGAAAGCTCATTGAGCGGGAAAGCATGTTATTACTGTTTTGTACGTAATGACATGGAGGAATAGCAATTTGCTTAACCGTATAAAACCGTCCGTGCGTACGAAGGGTCTTTGGTGGACCTATCCTTAGACTCGAGAGTAGGCGGGAGTGTGGCCATGCTTTAGGTGGGGACCGATCGGTCTCGACGTGTTAGGTGGATCGCATCCGGGTTCCCTAAGGTCTATATTTGGTTAGGCTTAGGGAATAATAGCCGGGTGGTGTTTAGTACGTGGTACGGGTAATAACCCCACGCGTCAAGGCATTCGACCCGGAGACGAGTGGACAAATTTTGTTTTAAACGTGCTTATGTCACCACGGTAAACAGGAGTAATAATGTAAGCCCCCTGGTATCGGTGTGATTGGCGGTATATGATTATCGTACAAGTTTCGGTTATTGATCATATAATCGGAACGCATATGGTAATTGGCCGGTATATCGTGATAAAATGTTACTAAAATATATAATACGGCAATGAAAAACTGATTTGTTTTTCGAaaaatttatgtgttattaaagGTATGGATATGTGATTATGTTATACAAGCTGATAATGATTGATTATGTTATGTTTTAGTTGTTTAAAGAAGTTAATCTACCCACCTGacgtttgttgttttttttataaaactttTACAAACTTTCAAAACGTCAGATTTATCAGATTTGTGGAGACCGACCATTTCCGAGACAGATGAAGCTGAAGATGGGATTTAGATATATTTTTATTAGAACATGTTGTACATTGTTAGAAACAattgtaatattttatattctTTATATTTGGGTTAGTAGAGAATAGTAATGACTCGGAAATGAAATGTATCTTCCGCTGTTTCCTATTTTCGACTTATTAAATAAAGTTCTgaaaatccgggttgttacaattCGTAGCTAATTTAAAGtatagagtattttgagaaggggtGTAATAGCACATAGTATTTTGACAAGGCTGGGAAGGATATTGGAATATTGGAGATCCAGATTATGAATGTGAAAAATGTAGGGCGCAAATGTGGTTCGAGGAGAGAAAACAAAAAAGTCGTGGTACAAGACGCCCTATATTTTCACTATGTTGTTCGGACGGCAAAGTTGTTCTCCCATACTTACATGAGCCACCTGAAATCCTTAAGTCTATTTTGAATGGACAACATCGGTTTAGCAAGCATTTTAGAGAAAACATCAGAGCTTATAATTCGATGTTTTCCTTTACTTCTATGGGTGGTAAAGTTGATCATGCCATCAATCAAGGTATAGATCCATACACTTTTCGGATGGGAGGTCAAAACGTTCATCGAATAGGTACTTTAGTCCCGCCTGCAGAGTCAAGCCCTAAGTTCTGTCAATTGTATATATATGACACTGAAGAAGAAGTTTATAATCGTAAAACCGCCATCAGGTATCTATATTAATTTCTTTGTTATGTATAGTCGGaattcattcaatttgttccCATTTTACTTTATAATTATCTATTTTTATTGCAAAAATAttgaatttaatttttttttttaaaaatgctGTCCCAACGATCCCTCCAGGTTTAACGATGATCTTATAAGGCTGTTAAAAAATATGATTCACCAACACAATCCTCTTGCTAAGATGTTTAGGATGGCTAGGGATAAATTGTCTATAGATAAAGACAGTGAAGTGAGTATCAGACTTATTTCTAGAAGAGAAAAAGATGGAAGAACATATAATCGTCCAACGGTTTCGGAGATTGCGGCTTTGATTGAAGGGGATATCGGTCCAAATATGGAGAAAATGGATATTATTGTAAAGAAGTCATGTGGTGGTTTGGATCGGATATCTGAGTTACACCCTTTATACACTCCACTCCAATATCCTCTCTTATTCCCATCCGGGGATGATGGTTATCGGTTGGGTATCCTACACAGTGAAACTTCTATTGGGGTGAGCACGAGCGATCAACCGCGTGAGGAAACGTCGTGTCGGGAGTGGTTTGCCTATCGTCTACAAGACAGATCATCTGATATTGAATTTCCAACGTTGTTACTATCTGGAAAGGCATTCCACCAGTTTTTAGTTGATGGTTATATGATGGTTGAATCGCATAGGCTCAATTACATTCGTTTTAACCAAGATCGACTTCGGGTTGATAATTACAAGAACATTTCAAATGCTGTTGGGAGGGGAGACATCGAGCCATCTTTTGCCGGTGCTCGATATATTGTCcctagaggtgatcatgggccggaCCGGGCCGAGTTTAGGTCGGGCCCAAGCATTAAATTAAGCCCATGTGTGCGAGCCGGGCTGGGCCGGTTACAAGTGCGGGCTTATTTTATCGGCCCATGCGGGCTTTCGGGCCGATTCGGGCCAGTTCAGGCTAAATATTTTTCCTCTCGAAATGGTTTAAAAATCCTCATTATGAAGTTAGATACTTTGTGTATTTATCATCAAAAAATTTCATATAGCATTGTGTGATTTTTTCGAGTATTGTCAATTAAGAAGTAGTAACTTAATGTAGCTTTTATGAATGTACTGCTTAAGATGACTCATACAAATTAAATGCATAATTTTTAGTagtgtaataatatattttagtGCGGTGCTCAGTGTATGTTGTTGTAGTGTTGTAATTGATTTGATATTTGTTGTTCTTTAggctcaaaaacattgacttagcACGCCGATAATAGTAAACAATTTATCGGCACTAGTATGATTCAAAATCATTAGCTCATTTTTTATCATATAAATACTGGTAAAGGAAAATACTAAGACTTATCAAACTAATACCAGTAAACAAGTTACTACGGCTTATTTACAATACGACACTTGattggttaattattttactaaatGTTTATTAACATTCTTAAATTGTTCATATTCGTAAATTTTGCATATGTTTGGGCCGGGCCGGGCAAAAATTCGGGCCGTAAAGGCGGCCCAACCCCGGTCCTATTACATTGAATCGGGCCATGGGCTTCGGGGCGTGGGCTTTTCGGGCCTAAAATGAAGGCCCAAACCCGGGACGGGCTAGCGGGCCTGGGCCATATGATCAGCTCTAATTGTCCCTGCTACTTTCCTATGTGTTGACAAGTGGAAGAAAGTGAATTATCTCGATACCATGACTATTTGCAAGTGGTTCGGTTATCCAAATTTATTCATTACATTCACGTGTAATCCCAAGTGGCCGGAAATAGTTCGATTCATTACTAAAAGAGGCTTGATATCGGAGGATCGTCCGGATATTTTATGTCGCGTCTTCAAAATTAAGCTCGATGAGTTGATAAGGGATTTAAAAGATCGATACATTTTTAGAAAAGCTAGAGCAGGTACACATTAAAGTTAACCGTTTTATTTAAACCATTATTTATCGTTCTATAGTACCGTATATAATCTGATGCAtttcaaatatttattttgaagTGGTATATACTATTGAATTTCAAAAGCGTGATCTGCCACATGCTCATATACTATTGTTCCTACATCGAGAGTACAAGTTCCCTGGAGCTACAGATGTCGACAAAATCATTTATGCCGAGATTCCTGATCCAATTAAGGAACCTATCTTACATGATGTTGTTTGTGAGTACATAATCCATGGCCCGTGTGGTAAAGAAAAGTTATCATCATCGTGTATGGTCGGGGAAAACTGCTCAAAACGTTACCCAAAGTCATGTACTGAAAGAACAACGGTTGATGGTGAGGGTTATCCTATATACAAGAGAAGCAAGAAAGGAGTTAGGGTGAAAAAAGATGGTGTACCTCTCGGCAACGAATTTGTCATTCCATATAACTCTCAGTTGTTATTAAAATATCAGGCTCATATCAACGTCGAATGGTGAAATCAATCTCGATCGATTAAGTATCTCTTCAAGTATATTAACAAGGGCTCTGATCGAGTTACGATGCAGTCATCTTATATGCGTCGCAATAAGGAGGATCTTGATCGATTTGATGAGATTAAGAGGTTTTACTACTAACAATATCTATCCGCATGTGAAGCTGCTTAGaggttatttggtttttattaggcccaatttagcctggtctgacttcaGTCTAGCCTGAGTTAATTAGGCTGAATGGGGCAACCAGAGGCCGGACAATTACAGTTATTATTTGACAGGAAAGCTACTCAAAAGGCCTGGTAGAAATCTCTTGCAGGCTAATCAATCAGCAAATCAACAAGACAATTATGCACAAGCCCTATTTCTGCGGAAGACCAAATCCAACTACAAGAACATGAACATCTCCACATACTGCAACGTGCAAAAAGGAAGAAGGGGAAGTTGTTAAACAAGAATGGGTCAAcgggattaatagggaatgtgccctattaattaGGAAGTGGTTTCTAACGGCTAGGAGGAGTGTGAAGATCAATTGTAAACGTTAGAATAGAGAGGGTATAAATAGATGGGAGAAACATTTGTAAGATATACGAAACAATACATGAAAATCTAATACAATTAAGCTTGTTATTCTTACTCCATTGTGTTCATACTTTC contains the following coding sequences:
- the LOC141651142 gene encoding uncharacterized protein LOC141651142; this translates as MGGKVDHAINQGIDPYTFRMGGQNVHRIGTLVPPAESSPKFCQLYIYDTEEEVYNRKTAIRFNDDLIRLLKNMIHQHNPLAKMFRMARDKLSIDKDSEVSIRLISRREKDGRTYNRPTVSEIAALIEGDIGPNMEKMDIIVKKSCGGLDRISELHPLYTPLQYPLLFPSGDDGYRLGILHSETSIGVSTSDQPREETSCREWFAYRLQDRSSDIEFPTLLLSGKAFHQFLVDGYMMVESHRLNYIRFNQDRLRVDNYKNISNAVGRGDIEPSFAGARYIVPRVVYTIEFQKRDLPHAHILLFLHREYKFPGATDVDKIIYAEIPDPIKEPILHDVVCEYIIHGPCGKEKLSSSCMVGENCSKRYPKSCTERTTVDGEGYPIYKRSKKGVRVKKDGVPLGNEFVIPYNSQLLLKYQAHINVEW